In Mesorhizobium shangrilense, the genomic stretch CGGTGCACCGACGACAACCCACTTGAGTGGCGGCGTCAATGGAATGGCGATCATGTCCTCTGGTATCGTGCCGCCATATCTGAGACCGGCGTCGAAGCCCTCCGCTGTAACGTCGACGAAGTGATCGTCGACCGCAATCTCCAGTTCGATATTGGGAAAGCGCTGCAGGAAGATCGGCAATGCCGGGCGCAGAAGTAAAGTCGACGCGTCGCGCAGTACGTTCAACCGCACACTACCGGCGGTCCCTTCGTGGTGCCCGTGCAGTTCTTGCAAGCCGGAATTGATAAGATCGAGACCAGCGCTCACTTTTTCGGCGAGCGCGCTTCCTGCTACGGTTGGAGCAACACTTCGGCTTGTGCGGTTTAGCAGCCTTACACCAAGTCGCTCTTCAAGCGCTTTCACCCGGTGGCTGAGTGCTGATGCGGTTACGCCAAGATTATCCGCTGCCTTTCTAAAACTGCGATACTGTACGATGAGCAGGAATATCGAAAGGTCGTACACTTCAGCGCGACTGAGCGACATAACAACTCCCAATATCTAGATCGCCACGCAGGGATAAAAA encodes the following:
- a CDS encoding LysR family transcriptional regulator, producing the protein MSLSRAEVYDLSIFLLIVQYRSFRKAADNLGVTASALSHRVKALEERLGVRLLNRTSRSVAPTVAGSALAEKVSAGLDLINSGLQELHGHHEGTAGSVRLNVLRDASTLLLRPALPIFLQRFPNIELEIAVDDHFVDVTAEGFDAGLRYGGTIPEDMIAIPLTPPLKWVVVGAPAYFERHGRPELPDDLHSHQCIRIRTGRGQIYKWEFEHGDDRREIDVPGSLISCESAFAINAAIDGIGLFYCLEKLASPHLAAGRLEVVLPQWSSIGPPLSMYYSSRRQLPFGISALIQVIRDINPLK